A DNA window from Thermogemmata fonticola contains the following coding sequences:
- the mfd gene encoding transcription-repair coupling factor, translated as MPARSMRVSQEGAAEAMIRRADEARNRGERNRTPGSAGTGRDVWDEVRKLACQLAGWEDLLAALRAGRSGTIDGAWGSSAAWVTAALAQESGQSQLVVVPQSLDVEEWASELETFLGRRPWVFPGWEDWPVSRESRAGRDRTASERLRVLQSLSQRLPQPVQMVAAVTALCQPVPPREDLVAAGRRLTVGESADLQELLDWLSQHGYRRVEAVEYPGEYARRGGILDLFPPNLDQPVRLEFFGDEIESIRSFAVASQRSLEHHQEVVIYAPDQSGGMARGFFTEYLPSPVHIVLVEPEELQNQLRLFQDRVTEREGLFTAEATWRYLLEHPTVTVSVLPRLGLETTVHLRVESVERFSGNVERVRDELDAVAGDESQRVIIACETEAEVRRLEEVFRSGRLAQAQRLCLVPGRVRAGFRLVEHGVLLLGSQQLFHRDWAAYGGKTRGLAKRAAESRPIDSFLDLREGDYVVHVAYGIAIFRGLRLLDKKAGRGTESAAPAAEGALAEGTPEGTPAYEEHLLLEFRDGAFLYVPASRIDLVQKYVGGQKTAPELSKLGSSVWGRRKAKAAEAARDLAAELLRLQALRQAVPAYAFPPDSDWQRDFEAAFPYEETPDQWAAIRDVKADLEKPKPMDRLLCGDVGFGKTEVALRAAFKVIDNGKQVAVLVPTTILAEQHYRTFSQRLAEYPFVVEVLNRFKTPQEQREILQRLAAGGVDIIIGTHRLLSADVQFHDLGLAIIDEEQRFGVEHKERLKQLRATVHVLTMTATPIPRTLHSALLGLRDISNLETPPPERLPVETHIIRWDEPLIRHAILREMNRGGQVFFVHNRVHDIVQVASEVQKAVPEARLAIAHGQMPAEQLERAVLAFLRRDVDVLVCTTIIESGVDIPNANTIFVNEADTFGLADLHQLRGRVGRQRLRAYAYFIVNPVKLLTPAARLRLKAIEEFAELGAGFQIALRDLEIRGAGNILGPEQSGHIAAVGYELYCQLLENAVRELKNLPPQESVEAHIDLPWPAYLPRDYVPGQKLRIEVYRRLARLRELAQLQEFRQELIDRYGPLPLSAEWLLRTTEVRLLCGYWKISTIHRNGPDVVLSYRDRRRAEELVRQGRGRLKIVDDSAIYLRLRAGEEEPERLYRLLCRLLQSPAPAETPLSDSSPATPSPHR; from the coding sequence ATGCCCGCGAGGTCGATGCGGGTGAGCCAGGAGGGAGCAGCCGAGGCGATGATCCGAAGGGCGGATGAGGCCAGGAATCGAGGGGAGAGGAACCGGACGCCGGGGAGTGCCGGAACGGGGCGGGATGTCTGGGATGAGGTGCGCAAACTGGCCTGTCAGCTTGCCGGGTGGGAGGATTTGCTGGCCGCGCTGAGGGCCGGCCGGAGCGGAACGATCGACGGGGCCTGGGGTTCCTCCGCGGCGTGGGTAACGGCGGCTTTGGCCCAGGAGAGCGGGCAATCTCAGCTCGTTGTGGTGCCGCAGTCCCTGGATGTCGAGGAATGGGCGAGTGAGCTGGAAACGTTTCTGGGGCGCCGGCCGTGGGTCTTTCCCGGCTGGGAGGACTGGCCGGTGTCGCGGGAGAGTCGCGCCGGCCGGGATCGGACAGCCAGCGAGCGCCTGCGGGTCCTTCAGAGTCTTAGCCAGCGACTCCCTCAGCCTGTGCAGATGGTCGCCGCTGTGACAGCGTTATGCCAGCCTGTGCCGCCGCGGGAGGACCTGGTAGCCGCCGGGCGGCGCCTCACCGTCGGAGAATCCGCCGATCTCCAGGAATTGCTCGATTGGCTGAGCCAACATGGCTATCGCCGGGTGGAGGCGGTCGAATACCCCGGAGAATATGCCCGGCGCGGCGGCATTCTCGATCTGTTCCCCCCCAATCTTGATCAGCCGGTGCGCCTCGAGTTTTTCGGCGACGAGATCGAATCGATCCGCTCCTTTGCGGTTGCCTCGCAGCGGAGTCTGGAGCATCACCAGGAGGTGGTCATCTACGCCCCGGATCAGAGCGGCGGGATGGCACGGGGATTTTTCACGGAATATCTGCCCTCCCCTGTTCATATCGTGCTGGTCGAACCGGAGGAGTTGCAGAATCAATTGCGGCTGTTTCAGGACCGGGTCACCGAGCGGGAGGGTTTGTTCACGGCGGAGGCCACCTGGCGCTACCTGCTGGAGCATCCCACGGTGACGGTGTCGGTGTTGCCCCGGCTGGGTCTGGAAACGACGGTGCACCTGCGGGTGGAGTCGGTGGAGCGTTTCAGCGGCAACGTGGAGCGTGTGCGGGATGAACTGGATGCCGTGGCCGGGGATGAAAGCCAGCGGGTGATCATCGCCTGCGAAACAGAAGCGGAGGTGCGGCGGCTGGAAGAGGTCTTCCGCTCCGGGCGCTTGGCTCAGGCCCAGCGCTTGTGCCTGGTACCGGGCCGGGTGCGTGCCGGCTTCCGCCTCGTGGAGCACGGCGTGTTGCTTTTGGGCAGCCAGCAGTTGTTCCACCGGGACTGGGCCGCCTATGGAGGGAAAACGCGCGGCCTGGCCAAACGCGCGGCGGAGTCGCGGCCGATCGACAGCTTCCTCGACCTGCGGGAAGGGGATTATGTCGTCCACGTGGCTTACGGGATCGCCATTTTTCGCGGCTTGCGCCTGCTGGACAAAAAGGCGGGCCGAGGTACGGAGAGTGCCGCTCCCGCCGCGGAGGGAGCGCTGGCCGAGGGAACACCGGAGGGAACGCCCGCATATGAGGAACACCTGCTGCTGGAGTTCCGGGACGGCGCGTTCCTGTATGTGCCGGCGTCGCGGATCGACCTGGTGCAAAAATATGTCGGAGGTCAGAAGACCGCTCCGGAATTGTCCAAGCTGGGCAGCAGCGTCTGGGGCCGGCGCAAGGCCAAAGCGGCGGAGGCAGCTCGCGATCTGGCCGCGGAATTGCTCCGCTTGCAAGCCCTCCGTCAGGCGGTGCCCGCCTATGCTTTCCCCCCCGATAGCGACTGGCAGCGGGACTTCGAGGCCGCCTTTCCCTATGAGGAGACACCCGATCAGTGGGCCGCCATCCGGGACGTCAAAGCGGACCTGGAAAAGCCCAAGCCGATGGATCGGCTCCTCTGCGGCGACGTCGGTTTCGGCAAAACGGAAGTCGCCTTGCGGGCCGCCTTCAAAGTCATCGACAACGGCAAACAAGTCGCCGTGCTCGTTCCGACCACCATTTTGGCGGAGCAGCACTATCGCACCTTCTCCCAGCGCCTGGCGGAGTATCCGTTCGTCGTCGAGGTGCTCAACCGCTTCAAAACCCCGCAGGAACAGCGGGAAATCCTCCAGCGCCTGGCCGCCGGCGGAGTGGATATCATCATCGGCACGCACCGCTTGCTTTCCGCCGATGTGCAATTCCACGACCTGGGACTGGCCATCATCGATGAGGAGCAGCGCTTCGGCGTGGAGCATAAGGAACGGCTCAAGCAGTTGCGGGCTACGGTCCATGTCTTGACCATGACGGCGACGCCGATTCCTCGCACTCTCCACAGCGCTCTGCTGGGATTGCGGGACATCTCAAATCTGGAAACGCCGCCGCCGGAACGCCTGCCCGTGGAAACTCACATCATCCGCTGGGATGAACCGTTGATCCGCCATGCGATCCTGCGGGAGATGAATCGGGGAGGGCAGGTTTTTTTCGTGCACAACCGTGTCCATGACATCGTCCAGGTGGCGAGCGAGGTCCAGAAAGCCGTGCCGGAAGCGCGTCTGGCCATCGCCCACGGCCAGATGCCAGCGGAACAGTTGGAACGGGCCGTGCTCGCATTCCTCCGCCGGGACGTGGACGTGCTGGTGTGCACCACGATCATCGAAAGCGGGGTGGACATTCCCAATGCCAACACGATCTTTGTCAACGAAGCGGATACCTTCGGCCTGGCGGACCTTCATCAGTTGCGCGGCCGGGTCGGACGGCAGCGCCTGCGGGCGTATGCCTACTTCATCGTCAATCCTGTCAAGCTGCTTACTCCCGCGGCCCGGTTGCGCCTCAAAGCCATCGAGGAATTCGCGGAATTGGGAGCGGGGTTCCAAATCGCCCTGCGCGACCTGGAAATCCGCGGGGCCGGGAACATTCTCGGCCCTGAGCAGAGCGGCCACATCGCAGCGGTCGGATACGAATTGTACTGCCAGTTGCTGGAGAATGCGGTGCGCGAGCTGAAGAACTTGCCGCCGCAGGAAAGCGTGGAGGCCCATATTGATCTGCCCTGGCCGGCTTATCTGCCGCGGGACTACGTGCCGGGCCAGAAGCTGCGGATCGAGGTGTATCGCCGCCTGGCGCGCTTGCGGGAGCTGGCCCAACTCCAGGAGTTCCGCCAGGAGTTGATCGACCGCTACGGCCCCTTACCCCTGAGTGCCGAGTGGCTGCTGCGGACCACCGAAGTCCGCCTCCTCTGCGGCTACTGGAAAATTAGCACCATTCACCGCAACGGTCCGGATGTCGTGCTGAGCTATCGGGATCGCCGCCGGGCCGAGGAGCTGGTCCGCCAGGGCCGCGGGCGCCTCAAAATCGTCGATGACAGCGCCATCTATCTCCGCTTGCGCGCCGGCGAGGAGGAACCGGAGCGGCTCTACCGCCTCCTGTGCCGTTTGCTGCAATCCCCTGCTCCCGCGGAAACGCCGCTTTCTGACAGTTCCCCGGCAACCCCTTCTCCACACCGCTGA
- a CDS encoding prolipoprotein diacylglyceryl transferase family protein: MQQILFTIPILKDRFPPDGIPVPGFGTMLFVAFIVVALWGSRRARRIGLPPERFQDFVLWIFVGGLIGARILYMIQYSHHFPDRSLLGWLGAFLKIWEGGIVFYGSVVGGVLAYGLFYWLVLRHLRISNWQLADVIAPLIAAGVAIGRLGCWLNGCCWGQVACVATASVPLGTAHFPLLPAHARPQLVADWGLQTTTGFALTRTNHRLPLADPRSRVLAVEAGSAAEQAGLEAGDRIVRVNGQPNAILLEPLGTAEMIETVWQKWQAWGIGQEERTPSGRRVLRCDTLEDYLQLRQRLTHTGLETQIYVDDLFNEWVRDWPRGHNRLRLSVERQGQTLDLPPFVPRTVGLYPTQLYETVSMLLLLPVLLLYYPYRRHDGQLLVLLMLGYAVHRFINESLRIEPAYTFGLTLSQWGSLVVAAAAVILEAYLWRTQPSRWRRSPPSAPVSSAPAPPTS, from the coding sequence ATGCAACAGATCCTCTTTACGATCCCGATCCTGAAGGATCGTTTTCCGCCGGATGGAATACCGGTTCCCGGCTTTGGGACGATGCTGTTCGTGGCGTTTATCGTGGTGGCATTGTGGGGCAGCCGCCGGGCACGCCGCATCGGTCTGCCGCCGGAACGCTTCCAGGATTTCGTCCTGTGGATTTTCGTGGGCGGCCTGATCGGAGCACGCATTTTGTACATGATCCAATACTCGCACCACTTCCCGGATCGTTCCCTGCTCGGCTGGCTGGGAGCATTCCTGAAAATTTGGGAAGGCGGGATCGTCTTCTACGGTTCGGTGGTGGGCGGCGTGTTGGCCTACGGATTGTTCTACTGGCTGGTGTTGCGGCACCTGCGGATTTCCAACTGGCAACTGGCGGATGTGATTGCACCGCTGATAGCGGCGGGGGTGGCGATCGGGCGCCTCGGCTGCTGGCTCAACGGCTGTTGCTGGGGTCAGGTGGCGTGTGTCGCGACGGCCAGCGTCCCCCTGGGAACAGCTCATTTCCCGCTGCTGCCGGCCCATGCCCGCCCCCAACTGGTCGCGGATTGGGGCTTGCAAACGACCACCGGCTTTGCCCTGACGCGCACCAATCACCGCCTGCCTCTGGCTGATCCCCGCTCGCGGGTCCTGGCGGTCGAAGCAGGTTCTGCGGCGGAACAAGCCGGCCTGGAGGCAGGGGACCGTATCGTCCGCGTCAACGGCCAGCCCAACGCCATTCTGCTGGAACCGCTGGGCACTGCCGAGATGATCGAAACCGTCTGGCAGAAGTGGCAGGCTTGGGGCATCGGACAGGAGGAACGCACGCCGTCCGGCCGCCGCGTCCTCCGCTGCGACACGCTGGAAGACTATCTCCAACTCCGCCAGCGGCTCACGCACACGGGACTCGAAACGCAAATCTACGTGGATGATCTGTTCAACGAATGGGTGCGGGACTGGCCGCGCGGGCACAATCGCTTACGCCTGAGCGTCGAACGGCAAGGCCAAACCCTGGACCTTCCCCCCTTCGTGCCGCGCACCGTGGGGCTTTATCCGACCCAATTGTACGAGACCGTTAGCATGCTGCTCCTGCTGCCAGTGCTGCTTCTGTACTACCCTTACCGGCGCCACGATGGGCAATTGCTGGTGCTGCTGATGCTCGGTTATGCCGTGCATCGTTTCATCAACGAGTCGCTCCGAATCGAGCCGGCTTACACCTTTGGCCTGACGCTCTCCCAGTGGGGCAGCCTTGTGGTGGCCGCTGCGGCGGTGATCCTGGAAGCGTATCTGTGGCGGACGCAGCCGTCGCGCTGGCGGCGTTCTCCCCCTTCTGCCCCCGTTTCGTCCGCTCCTGCCCCGCCAACCTCTTGA
- a CDS encoding AAA family ATPase, with protein MINGAEISQYRQMLDPFYRAVESVLVGQRHLIDGLLIALLMDGHALLEGVPGLAKTLAVRTVAQALDLSFQRIQFTPDLLPADVLGTQIYQPQTGEFTVKKGPVFAHVVLADEINRAPAKVQSALLEAMAERQVTIGETTLALPDPFLVLATQNPIEQEGTYPLPEAQVDRFMLKLLVQYPSREEELQVLERMGSPAVHRRIEPVLSRQVLLQLRQAADSVYVDRRVKEYLLDVVRATRQPADYGLPLQQYIQLGASPRASLALLRSAKAHAFLQGRHYVVPEDVKVMAADVLRHRLIVSFEAEAEELQPDHLIRRILDHLPVP; from the coding sequence ATGATCAACGGAGCCGAGATTTCCCAATACCGGCAGATGCTGGACCCGTTTTACCGGGCGGTGGAAAGCGTGTTGGTGGGCCAGCGCCATCTCATCGACGGGCTGCTCATCGCCCTGCTCATGGATGGCCATGCGCTGCTGGAAGGCGTGCCGGGGTTGGCCAAGACGCTGGCGGTGCGGACCGTGGCCCAGGCACTGGACCTGTCCTTTCAGCGCATCCAATTCACGCCGGACTTGCTCCCCGCGGATGTGCTCGGTACGCAGATTTACCAGCCGCAGACTGGCGAGTTCACCGTGAAAAAAGGGCCGGTGTTCGCCCATGTGGTCCTGGCGGACGAAATCAACCGCGCTCCGGCCAAGGTACAAAGCGCCCTCCTGGAAGCGATGGCCGAGCGGCAGGTCACCATCGGCGAAACCACCCTCGCCTTACCCGATCCCTTCCTGGTGCTGGCCACGCAGAACCCCATCGAACAAGAGGGAACTTATCCCTTGCCGGAAGCCCAGGTGGACCGCTTCATGCTGAAATTGCTGGTGCAGTATCCTTCGCGTGAGGAGGAGCTGCAAGTGCTGGAGCGGATGGGTTCGCCCGCGGTGCATCGTCGGATCGAGCCGGTGCTTTCGCGGCAGGTACTGCTCCAGTTGCGCCAGGCGGCGGATAGCGTGTATGTCGATCGGCGGGTGAAGGAGTATCTACTGGACGTGGTGCGGGCCACGCGGCAGCCGGCGGACTACGGTCTGCCCTTGCAACAGTACATTCAACTGGGGGCCAGCCCGCGGGCGTCGCTGGCTTTGCTGCGTTCCGCCAAAGCGCATGCTTTCCTCCAGGGGCGTCACTATGTCGTTCCTGAAGATGTCAAAGTCATGGCCGCGGATGTCCTTCGCCATCGCCTGATCGTGTCCTTTGAGGCGGAGGCCGAGGAATTGCAGCCGGACCATCTCATCCGCCGCATTCTCGATCATCTGCCGGTGCCGTGA
- a CDS encoding DUF790 family protein, giving the protein MLTGKLLRVRHQRHQVVPLYVSLQDPLVRTLAEQLLEIFRRSVGRSRGEIAEELADLIPEGPQGLLPAGLAHLLEERCSFQSVTAVSPEPLRAAVFTLAAQRRRQWAAEGKPFDRQAVLAEALRSYSQFESTGQLEEALFADLKSEQRIVAFEDLSAERLLERYNVALAQGVLLRAVRLEIQVSGATPARFRQLCRAVKFHRLIVRISPTGPENYRLEVDGPLSLFSATQKYGLRLALFLPTLLHCASFHLQAHLRWGRAGKAARDKTFTLSSADGLRSHLPDFGMYTPPELEAFVQAFRSRIRDWSLQSEPAPQMVGDSVWVPDYRLVHQPSGREVYLEFFGFWRKADLHRHCARLHQALPGRFLLCVGEGLRVDEETQERWDAAVYRYKRVPLAEEVAERAAQVAGVA; this is encoded by the coding sequence ATGCTGACCGGCAAGCTGTTACGGGTGCGGCATCAGAGGCATCAAGTGGTGCCGCTTTACGTTTCGCTCCAGGACCCGCTGGTCCGGACCCTGGCGGAGCAGCTCCTGGAGATTTTCCGCCGCAGTGTGGGCCGCAGTCGAGGCGAAATCGCCGAGGAACTGGCGGACCTGATTCCAGAAGGTCCGCAGGGGCTGTTGCCCGCCGGCCTGGCCCACTTGCTGGAAGAGCGCTGCAGCTTCCAGAGTGTCACGGCGGTGTCTCCGGAGCCGTTGCGGGCGGCTGTGTTCACCCTGGCCGCGCAGCGCCGCCGCCAGTGGGCCGCCGAGGGAAAACCGTTCGACCGCCAGGCTGTGCTCGCTGAGGCCCTTCGGAGCTACAGCCAGTTCGAGAGTACCGGCCAACTCGAAGAGGCCCTGTTCGCCGACTTGAAAAGCGAGCAACGCATTGTGGCCTTCGAGGACCTCAGCGCGGAACGCCTGCTGGAGCGCTACAACGTGGCGCTGGCCCAAGGGGTCCTCCTGCGTGCGGTACGCCTGGAGATTCAGGTGAGCGGAGCCACGCCGGCCCGTTTCCGGCAACTGTGCCGGGCCGTCAAGTTCCACCGTCTGATTGTCCGAATTAGCCCCACCGGTCCGGAGAATTATCGCCTGGAGGTGGACGGTCCGCTGTCTCTCTTTTCTGCCACGCAGAAGTACGGCCTGCGACTGGCGTTGTTTTTGCCCACCTTGTTGCACTGCGCCTCGTTTCACCTCCAGGCCCATCTGCGCTGGGGCCGAGCCGGGAAAGCAGCGCGGGACAAGACGTTTACCCTCTCCTCGGCGGACGGCTTGCGCTCCCATCTGCCGGATTTCGGAATGTACACACCTCCGGAACTGGAGGCGTTCGTGCAGGCCTTCCGCAGCCGGATTCGCGACTGGAGCCTCCAGAGCGAACCCGCCCCTCAGATGGTGGGCGACTCCGTATGGGTGCCGGATTATCGTCTGGTCCATCAGCCGAGCGGACGGGAGGTGTATTTGGAGTTTTTCGGTTTCTGGCGCAAGGCGGACCTGCACCGGCACTGCGCGCGGTTGCATCAGGCGCTTCCGGGCCGCTTTCTGCTGTGTGTGGGGGAGGGACTGCGGGTAGACGAGGAAACCCAGGAGCGGTGGGACGCCGCCGTCTATCGTTACAAGCGGGTGCCGCTGGCGGAGGAGGTGGCCGAGCGAGCGGCCCAGGTGGCGGGAGTGGCGTAA
- a CDS encoding DEAD/DEAH box helicase family protein produces the protein MGKLRLRYDRATVIVEAEAGETVPSLPGLVWDPRTEQWRAQGRYYRAIVEELRRQQIEYVDEARGWGTEGAGWRLRDERVPWDYQRQAAACWLQERRGVIVLPTGTGKTFVALQCIAAVNRPTLVVTPKIDLMVQWAAELERCFGITVGMVGAGEFNYQPMTVTTYDSAYIHLERWANRFGMVVFDECHHLPGASYQAAAQGALAPFRLGLTATPERSDGGEALLPELIGPIVYRLDIRDVAGEYLAPYEVRRVYVELTAEEQGRYQQCRELYRRFISEQNLSLSSPEGFRRFLFVANRSAEGLAALRAYREQKRIVQGASEKFRVLAELLQRHAGERTLIFTANNATVYAIARQFLLPAMTNQTKARERKEILERLQRGEYTAVVTCQVLNEGVDVPSASVGIIFGGSGSTTENVQRLGRILRKHGDKQAVLYEIVARGTAEEYVSERRRQHRAFQ, from the coding sequence ATGGGCAAGCTGCGCTTGCGCTATGATCGGGCCACGGTGATTGTTGAAGCCGAGGCGGGGGAGACAGTGCCTTCCCTGCCGGGGCTAGTGTGGGACCCGCGCACGGAGCAATGGCGGGCGCAGGGGCGTTACTACCGGGCGATTGTGGAGGAATTGCGGCGGCAGCAGATCGAGTATGTGGACGAGGCGCGCGGCTGGGGTACGGAAGGGGCCGGCTGGCGCTTGCGCGATGAGCGCGTGCCGTGGGACTATCAGCGTCAGGCGGCGGCGTGTTGGCTCCAGGAGCGGCGGGGGGTGATCGTCCTGCCCACGGGAACGGGGAAAACCTTCGTCGCTTTGCAATGTATCGCGGCGGTGAATCGCCCGACGTTGGTGGTCACGCCAAAGATCGACCTGATGGTGCAATGGGCGGCGGAGCTGGAGCGGTGTTTCGGGATTACGGTGGGGATGGTCGGGGCGGGGGAGTTCAATTACCAGCCGATGACGGTGACCACCTACGATTCGGCCTACATTCATTTGGAGCGCTGGGCCAACCGCTTCGGCATGGTGGTGTTCGACGAATGCCATCATTTGCCGGGGGCGTCCTATCAGGCGGCAGCCCAGGGGGCGTTAGCGCCGTTCCGCTTGGGTCTGACGGCCACACCGGAGCGGAGCGACGGCGGGGAAGCCCTGCTGCCGGAATTGATCGGTCCGATCGTCTATCGCCTGGACATCCGCGACGTGGCGGGGGAATATCTGGCTCCCTACGAGGTGCGGCGGGTGTATGTGGAACTGACCGCGGAGGAACAAGGCCGCTATCAGCAGTGCCGGGAGCTTTACCGCCGCTTTATCAGTGAGCAGAATCTTTCGCTGAGCAGCCCGGAAGGGTTCCGCCGCTTTCTGTTCGTGGCCAATCGCAGTGCGGAAGGGCTGGCGGCATTGCGCGCGTATCGGGAGCAGAAGCGGATCGTGCAAGGAGCCAGCGAGAAGTTTCGGGTGCTGGCCGAGCTGTTGCAGCGCCATGCCGGGGAACGGACCTTGATTTTCACGGCCAACAATGCGACAGTTTATGCGATCGCCCGGCAATTTTTGCTTCCGGCGATGACCAATCAGACCAAGGCCCGCGAGCGGAAGGAGATTCTGGAGCGGTTGCAGCGGGGCGAATACACGGCGGTGGTGACCTGCCAGGTTCTGAACGAGGGGGTCGATGTTCCCTCGGCGTCGGTAGGGATCATCTTCGGGGGATCGGGGAGTACGACGGAGAATGTCCAGCGCTTGGGGCGAATTCTGCGCAAGCATGGCGACAAGCAAGCCGTGCTGTATGAGATTGTGGCTCGCGGAACCGCCGAGGAATACGTCAGCGAACGGCGTCGGCAGCACCGGGCCTTTCAATGA